The Meiothermus sp. QL-1 nucleotide sequence AGGTCCCCGGTGGCCGTGCCCTGGATGGGCATGTTGAAGGCCATGCGCTCGGCCGCCTCGCGCACGCTTTTCACCGGGGCGTTCAGATCGGGCACGTAGCGGCGGCGGCCAAAGAGGGTCTCCACATACCCCCGCTCCCGGGCCTCGGCCAGCGTTTTTTCGATCCAGGCCCGCACCCGGGGGTACGAGGCAAAGTAGCGGGCGATGAACTGCTCGGCCTCGGCGTGGGAAATGGAAAGCTCGCCGGCCAGCCGGTGGGCCGACATCCCGTAGAGTACCCCGAAATTGATGGTCTTGGCCGCCCGCCGCTGCTCGGGGGTCACCGCCTCGGGGGCGACGCCAAACATCCAGGCCGCGGTCTGGGTGTGGATATCCTTTCCCTCGCGGAAGACCCGGATGAGGTTCTCATCCTCCGAGAAGTGGGCCAGCACCCTAAGCTCAATCTGCGAGTAGTCGGCGGCGATGAGGCGCATGCCCGGAGCGGCCACGAAGGCCCGGCGAATCCGGCGGCCCAGCTCGGTGCGCACCGGGATATTCTGCAGGTTGGGGTCCTGGGAGGAAAGCCGCCCCGTGGCGGTGCCGGTCTGGATGAAGCGGGTGTGCAGCCGGCCTGTGCGGGGGTGGATGAGGCGGGGCAGGGGGTCGAGGTAGGTGTTCTTGAGCTTGGCCAGCTCGCGGTAGGCCAGGATGCGCTCGACAATCTCGTGCTGGCCGCGCAGCTCCTCCAGGGCGCTGGCCGCGGTGGAGCGCTTGCCGGTCTGGGTCTTGCGCCCAGGAGCCCTCAGGCCCAGCTCGTCGTAGAGGACGACCTCGAGCTGGTCGCGCGAGTTCAGGTTGAAAGGGCGCCCGGCCAGGCGGTGGACGGCGGCCTCGAGGTAGCCCATCTCCTTGCTCAGCTCCTCCGAAAGGGCCTGCAAATAGGCCGTATCGAGCTGCACCCCCCGGGCCTCCATGCGGGCCAGCACCGCGCCCAGGGGCCGCTCTATCTCGCGATAAAGCCAGACCAGCCGGGCATCCTCCTCGATGCGCGGCCAAAGCGCCGCCCAGAGCGCCTCGGCGGCCTGGGCCCTCTGGGCGGGGTCGTCGCCCCAGTCCCCCACCCCATAACGCCGCAGGGTGCTGGCCGGATCGGTATTGGAAGGGTCGTAGAGGTAGGCCAGCAGCAAAGGGTCGTCGCCCGGGGGCACCCAGAGGCCCTCGCGCAGGGCCAGCGCCGACAGGTCCTTGGCCAGCAGGGCCCTGAGCTCGGGGAACCGCCCGAGCTCCCCCACCTCCGGCCGGGCGCGGTAGACCCGGGCCCCCGCAGCAGCAGCCAAGCCGGTGAGACGGGCCCACATGGGCTGGGGCCGGTCCAGGGTGTAGCCCAGAAAGGCCCCCGGAGGCGGCGGCCAGGAGGCCTCCTCGGCCTGGGGGGGTGCGGCCAGCAGGCCCAGCTCGCGCAGGATGGAGCCAAACTCGAGCCGCTCCAGCACCTCCCTCAAAGCAGCCCAGTTCGGCTCACGGCGGTGGCACCCAGAAAAATCAAATTCGATGGGCAGGTCGGTCTGAATCCGGGCCAGGCGGCGCGAAAGCTCAACGCTTTCCCGGCTCTCCTCTAAGCTCCTCTTCACCTTGGGCGGCAGCTCGGCCAGGTGGGCCCAAAGCCCCTCCAACGAGCCCCAGGCCGACAAAAGCCTGGCAGCGGTCTTCTCCCCAATCCCCCGGGCCCCAGGCAGGTTATCGGAGGCATCGCCCACCAAAGCGCGGAAGTCCACCCACTGGTCCACCCCCACCCCGTACCTCTCCACCACCGCCTCCGGGGTCATGACCCGGCCCTCCGGGAGCACCACGCTCACCCGGGGCGAGAGGAGCTGGAAGCTGTCCCGGTCACCGGTGAGAATCCGCACCGGGTAGCCGGCCTCCTCAGCCCGGCGGGCCAGGGTGCCGATAACGTCGTCGGCCTCGTAGCCGCCCAGCTCGAAGCGCCTGAGCCCCAGAAGGTCCACCAGCTCCTTGATGCGCTCGAGCTGCAGGGGAAAGTCCTCCGGGGTGGGGGCCCGGCCGGCCTTGTAGCCCTGGTAGGCCTCATGGCGAAAGGTCTTGGCCGGGGCGTCGAAGACCACCACCACGCAGTCGCCGTCCTCGCGCAACAGCTTGAGGAGGCTGCGCAAAAACCCGTAGATGGCCTGGGTGGGCTCCCCGCGCGAGGTGGTGAGCTTGCCAAAAGCGAAGTAGCTGCGGTAGGCCAGGTGGTGGCCGTCCACCAGCCAGACGCGCTGGGGGCCCTGCCCTTCCGCGAAGAGGCTAGGCTGCTCCACCCGGCCATTCTATCCTGATGACACCTGGACAACCTGGACGGGTTAGACTGCAGGTGCGCAGAAAGGGGCAGAAGATGAGAAAAATCATGCTGCAGGCGGGGCTTTTGCTGGCTTTCGGGCTGGCCCAAAACGAGGCTCGAGTGGAGGTTGTGGCCCACACCTGGCGCATCCAGGACGGTTTTCTCAAAGTAGCGGGCGAACTGCGCAACCCTTACCGCGAGGCGCTCTGCTTCGTAGAGGTCAACTTCCGCTACCTGGACGAAAAAGGACAGCCCATCGAGGTGGAGCGCTTCACCGCCCGCGAGGCCGGCTGGATGCCCAGCGACGGGGTGATGGCCGATCGAGACGTGGTGCCGCCCGGTGAGACCAGCTCGTTCTACCGCTCGCGCGATCTAACCAAGCTCAAGACCAGGCCCGTTCAGGTGGAGATCCGGGCCTACGGCCTGCGCCTCAGGTCCATGCCCACCACGGCGGCTTTGAGCGAGGTCGGGGTCGAGAAAACAGGGTCCAACTTCCGGGTCCGGGGGTTCTACACCGCCTCCGGCCAGCCTGCCCGAAACCCCTCGGTGGTCGCCGTGGGCTACGATGCAGCTGGCAAGCCCCTGATCTCCTCCCGAGTATACTTCACCCAAAATGGCTCGGCCCTGCGCCAGGCTGTACCCGGCCAGCGCTACCCCTTCAGCCTCCTGCTTTCCGGCGAAACCGGCGCCGTGCAACAGGTTCGCGCCTACCCCTCCTGGGAGTGCGAGTAGCCCTAGATGCCTGGCGGCACGCTCCTTGGGATGCTGCGCGCGTAAATCTCGGCCTGCCGTGCGGCTTGGGGACCGTTGGTATAGCGAACCGCAACCTCTACCCGGACCGCACCGATCAGGGCGTTGGGGCTGCTCGTGGTAAGCCCACTTACAGAGCCCAGGACAGCCAAAACCCTATCCACAGAACTCTCGCTGCCGGCGAAGTAGAGCGAGCCGAGGTTGGTCCGACCTGGGTCTACAGAGTCGGCGATTACCCCCCGGGCGTGCAGGGGCAGGCTCA carries:
- the polA gene encoding DNA polymerase I, translating into MEQPSLFAEGQGPQRVWLVDGHHLAYRSYFAFGKLTTSRGEPTQAIYGFLRSLLKLLREDGDCVVVVFDAPAKTFRHEAYQGYKAGRAPTPEDFPLQLERIKELVDLLGLRRFELGGYEADDVIGTLARRAEEAGYPVRILTGDRDSFQLLSPRVSVVLPEGRVMTPEAVVERYGVGVDQWVDFRALVGDASDNLPGARGIGEKTAARLLSAWGSLEGLWAHLAELPPKVKRSLEESRESVELSRRLARIQTDLPIEFDFSGCHRREPNWAALREVLERLEFGSILRELGLLAAPPQAEEASWPPPPGAFLGYTLDRPQPMWARLTGLAAAAGARVYRARPEVGELGRFPELRALLAKDLSALALREGLWVPPGDDPLLLAYLYDPSNTDPASTLRRYGVGDWGDDPAQRAQAAEALWAALWPRIEEDARLVWLYREIERPLGAVLARMEARGVQLDTAYLQALSEELSKEMGYLEAAVHRLAGRPFNLNSRDQLEVVLYDELGLRAPGRKTQTGKRSTAASALEELRGQHEIVERILAYRELAKLKNTYLDPLPRLIHPRTGRLHTRFIQTGTATGRLSSQDPNLQNIPVRTELGRRIRRAFVAAPGMRLIAADYSQIELRVLAHFSEDENLIRVFREGKDIHTQTAAWMFGVAPEAVTPEQRRAAKTINFGVLYGMSAHRLAGELSISHAEAEQFIARYFASYPRVRAWIEKTLAEARERGYVETLFGRRRYVPDLNAPVKSVREAAERMAFNMPIQGTATGDLMRLAMVRLAPRLEALGAHLILQVHDELLVEAPAERAEEVAGVVREVMEGAWSFAVPLEVGVGIGENWLEAK